In the genome of Oxyura jamaicensis isolate SHBP4307 breed ruddy duck chromosome 18 unlocalized genomic scaffold, BPBGC_Ojam_1.0 oxy18_random_OJ166, whole genome shotgun sequence, the window AAGGGGACGAGACTAGCAAATGCTGAAtggttaaaaaggaaaacagaaaatattcgTTTGATATAGTTTATAAGGTGATCTAGGGACTCCATAAATCTAGgctttatatttcattatataaatacctacaaataaatatattagcACGGTCGGAGGGCGACCAGCTTTCAGCTCAAACAATACATTTCAATAACACCACGTACAAACGGGAGCAAGAATCACTCGACAAGTTAGCACTGTTAAAATATAATACTATAACTCTGAGTAACTGGCAGGCCCCATCCTCGCCAGTCCCGGCGCTTGCAGGTCCCAGCGGCAGCCCCACGACCCGGggcgggagcagcagcagaggacacCCCGCGTGGCAGGGACGGCCACCGCGCCGCGCCCCGGTGTCCCCGCAGCCAGGGCAGGCTCTGCCGCCCTGCGTGGGCTTCGGGAAGGGGGCACCAGTACCTTGGAGGGAGGCGGTGGGGCCGGTGGCCCCGGGGCGGGCAGGCGGCTCCCATGGGGAGCAGCCACCGGCCACCTCACACCGTCACGTACTCCTTGAAGGTCACGGTCAAGCAGTTTGCGGTCACGTCTGTGATAATTATATTCCCAAAGAAGGGCTTGAATTCCTGCAGGGATtcggcctcctcctcctcctctgcagcctcctggggcTGCGGTGGCTCCGCAGCCGGCTTCTCGGCCGGCACCGGCGGCACCTCCGGCTTCACCTGTGCCAGGGCCGGCTCGCCCTCCGCCCGCGGCTTCACACAGCGCAAGTCTATGGGCTCGTCCAGGTCCGAATCCAGCAGGATGACCTCTGGCTGGGCAGCGGCGGGTGCCTCCAGCCGCTCGGGGCCAGGAGGGCTGAGGCAGGTGGGGGCACTGATGCTCCGGGACGTCAGGCGCTTCTTGCCTGGCTCCCGGTCCCCGTGCGGCTCCGACAGGCAGCGCTTGCGGGCACCCGGGCTGGAGAGGTTCAGTCCCATGGAGGACGGGCTGTGCTCCCGCCCAGGGCTCAGGGACCAGGGCACGAGGTCCGGCTTGGTGgtgagctgcaggggctgctccgTCGGAGGAAGGGGAAGCTCCTTGGCCGGGGGAGGCTTCCTGGGgccctcctccagctctgcgGGGGGCTGCCTGCCCTCGGCCTCTGCGGCGCTCAGGGCATTGCTGCCCACCACCCTTTCCTCCCCCGGCTTCCTCCAAGCCTCCAGCTTCTCTTCCCCACCCTTCTTAGGAGTCCTCTCCTCCGTAGCCCGCTTCCGGGGCGGCTCCCCGGACTTGATCTTCACCGCCTGCATGCCGTTCTCCATGTACTTGCTCATGACGATCACGATGCGCCCgttcttgtttttgttcttgacGATCTTCATCTTGCCCCCGAGGCCGTTGCTCGTCACCCTGTCCCGAGGGGGGGGCCCGGTACCACTGGACAGGTTCTTCTCAGCCCCGTTCTTGCTCTCGGCAGAGAGGTTCTTGACTGGGCCCAGCAGGTTTTTGGCCGGGCCGTGCGCCCACTTGTCCGGATGGGCGACCAAGGGGCTCTTGTTACTGTCCAAGCAGGCCTGGCTCTGCGGCTCCTTGCTGCTGGGCTGGTAATGGGGCTCATACATCTTGGGGTCCGGCTGGTAGTGGTGGTGCTTCTTGCTGTTCAGCTGGTAGTAATACTTGCCTTTGCTGTGGGACTGGTGCTTCATGCTGCTCTCCTTGCCATTGGGCTGGTACTGGTGGTGCTTCTTGCTGTTGAGTTCAtactggtgctgctggctcttgCCGGAGGAGCCGAGGTCCAGCTTTGGCCTGGTGTCCACAGCAGGGTCCTGCAGCCCCGTCAGGATGTTTGAGCGGCGAGCGAAGGAGGGAAGCTGCAACACAAAGCCAAGGGCTGAGGTCAGCCAGGGCCCGGGAGCAAGGCCCCGGTGCTCCGGCAGGCACTGGGGGCTGCCGTGCAGCGCCCACCCCTCCCACGGCTCCGCTCGCCGGGCTCCAGCGCGGCACGCTCGGTGCGCCGCAGAGCCCCAGCCCGCTCCCACTTACAGGCCGTGCATTGCTCCAGATTAATGAagcaatgaaaagaagaaaagcaccCTTCAATCAGCTGTCTGGGAACGGGGACCaaacagggctgctgctgcacagcttgCGAGCAGCCTGCTAATGCCGCCCAGCCGCCGGTGCCATGGgtctgccctgcagcccccggggggggggagggctgcATCGTCcacccctggggctgggagctcctGATGAGCTCAGTGCTGGGGACACACGTCCCCACGGCACTGCCAAGCGCCGGGCTGCACACAACAGCTCCTCTGCATGATGAAACCCGCTGAAAGCGGCCCCCAGGGGACACGTGGCACTGCAAACAGGCTGCCCGGGAGCGTGGGGTTGGGCTCCCCGACACACTTACCTGCATGACGAGCGGCTTTGGCTTGGGCCCCCGCTTGCGGTATCCCATCAGCTGCTCCTGCCGCTCCCTGCAGGAACACAGAGTCACAGTGAGGCCCGCAGCACCCCAGGACGTGCCCACCTGCACCCCACGCCTGCAGCCCCTGCGGTGCCAAGGACCCCATATGGGCGCAGCGAGTGGGTGtgaagggaggaggggggacTGGGATCTGCAGGTGCAGGGGCACTGGATGGGGTCCTGCAGGATGCGGCGGGACGAGGCCACAGccgggctgctggggcaggacgCGCCTCGCGAGGCGACTTCCCTGCTGCCGCCTCCCCCCGCTGCAGCGAGGGGCTGAAGTTTACAGTTTGCGCCAAAATActacaggaaataaatgcacggaaagaaaaaaaaaaaaaaaaaaaaaaaaaaaagaagaaaaaaaaaagaccagttcaagcgcagcagcagcagcagcagcagcgccgccTCCTTCACTCGCAGGCATCAAATCCCCGGGCAGGCAGGAGCGCAAGGCGCGGCGTGGGGGGAGCGCGGCGCGGGGGACCTTGAACCGGAGGCGGCTCCCGgcggccccgcgctgcccgccccgccggggCCGCGCCCCCGAGCCCGTCCCGCGcccgccgctgcccgcccctGCCGCGGCCCCCGGTCGGCTCCGTGACGCATCTGCAATTGCACGGGCGGGCACCGGGCGCGGGTGtccgcagccccctccccggccggcGCCGAGCCCCCCCCCGCGGCTCAC includes:
- the CBX4 gene encoding E3 SUMO-protein ligase CBX4 isoform X2, with the protein product MGYRKRGPKPKPLVMQLPSFARRSNILTGLQDPAVDTRPKLDLGSSGKSQQHQYELNSKKHHQYQPNGKESSMKHQSHSKGKYYYQLNSKKHHHYQPDPKMYEPHYQPSSKEPQSQACLDSNKSPLVAHPDKWAHGPAKNLLGPVKNLSAESKNGAEKNLSSGTGPPPRDRVTSNGLGGKMKIVKNKNKNGRIVIVMSKYMENGMQAVKIKSGEPPRKRATEERTPKKGGEEKLEAWRKPGEERVVGSNALSAAEAEGRQPPAELEEGPRKPPPAKELPLPPTEQPLQLTTKPDLVPWSLSPGREHSPSSMGLNLSSPGARKRCLSEPHGDREPGKKRLTSRSISAPTCLSPPGPERLEAPAAAQPEVILLDSDLDEPIDLRCVKPRAEGEPALAQVKPEVPPVPAEKPAAEPPQPQEAAEEEEEAESLQEFKPFFGNIIITDVTANCLTVTFKEYVTV
- the CBX4 gene encoding E3 SUMO-protein ligase CBX4 isoform X1; amino-acid sequence: MELPAVGEHVFAVESIEKKRIRMGRVEYLVKWRGWSPKYNTWEPEENILDPRLLIAFQNRERQEQLMGYRKRGPKPKPLVMQLPSFARRSNILTGLQDPAVDTRPKLDLGSSGKSQQHQYELNSKKHHQYQPNGKESSMKHQSHSKGKYYYQLNSKKHHHYQPDPKMYEPHYQPSSKEPQSQACLDSNKSPLVAHPDKWAHGPAKNLLGPVKNLSAESKNGAEKNLSSGTGPPPRDRVTSNGLGGKMKIVKNKNKNGRIVIVMSKYMENGMQAVKIKSGEPPRKRATEERTPKKGGEEKLEAWRKPGEERVVGSNALSAAEAEGRQPPAELEEGPRKPPPAKELPLPPTEQPLQLTTKPDLVPWSLSPGREHSPSSMGLNLSSPGARKRCLSEPHGDREPGKKRLTSRSISAPTCLSPPGPERLEAPAAAQPEVILLDSDLDEPIDLRCVKPRAEGEPALAQVKPEVPPVPAEKPAAEPPQPQEAAEEEEEAESLQEFKPFFGNIIITDVTANCLTVTFKEYVTV